The Pungitius pungitius chromosome 14, fPunPun2.1, whole genome shotgun sequence genome contains the following window.
aaaccaaaaacccttcagacagacacagctcctcttttaggcacaagttgtgttggtgcatctccgGCCTCTcgttcctcctgtatcgctcttttccgtgttttcatgtagcaacacagttacttcttgttgtgagctgtacccagcatggaGTTCGGTGGGGTAATTTTTATAAATgaacaattattagtgttataacttgtttatgtgtcacaagtgTGCTGTTGTTTTACCCTTTACAAGAGTGTTAGTgagttattcattgttgttataaagttataaccagcCAACGTtagttgttatggcgtaacactGTTCTGAACAGAAATTCATACACTAAGGAGATCTTATACCGAtataccgcccagccctagCTGGTACCaatgcttattttattttaattaaaaaaacagaattgaaaataaatgaatatgaaaagCAAGATACCTCTTCAAATTTGAGTTCAGCTTCGTCTGAACCAGGGAAACCTCCTCCAATGTCCAACAGATCCATGTTGAAGCCCAGTTCATCCTGGAGGTCACAAAAATCCAATGTTCAGTTAATAATGATGCGTGAAACCCCAAATAATTTTGCCTTTCCTTCTGTTACAACTCACCCCCATATCGAAGACGCAGCGGGCATCGGCGATAGCCTGGCTGTAGGTCTGCGGATCGGTGCAGCCACTGCCAACGTGGAAGCTGACACCGATCACATCGAGCTGCAGCTCCTTGGCACACTCCAGAAGACCACGGCAAGCTTTGAGTTGGGCCCCAAACTTCACACTCAGGCGACACACTGCCTTTGAGTCATCTGTGGCAATACGCAGCACCAGTCTGGGCGCAAAGCAGGAATAAAATGTTagtggaggaggggaaaaaaagtggacagataattgaaataaaatcaGTCAAAGCGCGGCAAAAATGTCTCACTTGGCATTTTCATGACAGCGGGCCACTTTCATGAGTTCCACTTCGCTGTCAAAGGTCATCATCTGCACCCCATGGGCAGATGCATACTTGATTTGAGAAACTTGCTTGCAGGGGTTTGCATAGATTATTCTGCTTGGATCGACTCCCAGAGACTGGACCATCTGAATTTCATTCTAGAGGCGGAAGGGGGTGAGACAATGGAGACAGTCAGAAAATGTAGTAACAAGACCCGACTGTGCAATTTCGTTTATTGCCACAACGGCTACTTTGTATCGTTATTCTTAGAACGACTAGTGCTACGGGAAATGTCCAAAGCCCACCTTGCTTGCACAGTCAAAGCCGGCTCCCAGGGACGCCAGGGTCATGACCACAGCCCGGCTGTTGTTGCATTTGACGGCATAGAAAGGAGTGACTCGAGGCAGCGCCCTCACCCAGCGGAGATGTTTCTTTAGCACATCTCCCAGGTCACAGACGTAAAAGGCATCCCGGTCATCCTGTGGGCAAAAATAGAGGAACAggtgcattaaaataaaaaatcttccATTATAGAAGTGTGTGATACACTGGAAACAAGGAAAAtctgactttaaaaaaatgagtaTTATTTGCACCACTATGGTCTTAAAAGTTAAGTAAAGGGCATTCAATTCTCACAATACACTACCTGTAACCTGAGCATTGGTATAGGATGACAGGTGCATCCTGTTTATATTCATCAGCCAACCCTGCGGGACAATTTTGTTTATCCACTAAACAATGTCGAAACAGGATGCTCACCGTGGTGGATGACTCGTTGATCTTCTGCTCAACAATATCCCGGGCGGAGAAGCCCTCTTCCAAGAAAGAGAAGTCAAACTCGGTGGAAGTGGCAGTGTTCATGGTCACAAGAAGTCCTTAGTCACAAGAAAACAGATTACATTTAGCATCGGGAACACAATGTCTTTTGTGTCCTTAATACatgatttaatcaaataaaatgctaaaataAGGGGCTGTGAATGAAATTCTCTTAACGCATCACTGGATTGAATGACAACTTTGTCAGTGGTATCTGCCAACATGACTTAAGATAGAAATTGAGACAGTGTGATGGGGAATACACTTACTTGGATAGGAAAGAGATGGGATTTAGCGTTGCTGTTTTCTCAGGTGCAGAGAAGCCAAGGCGGCTCACCAGTGAAGTTGAATCCCTTCAAATACAACTCAAGGCCTGGGCCTGCTGAGTAGCCAGTGCGAGTCTTACTAGACTGATGATTCTGTGAACAAAATAATTTGACAGTATCTTAACTATATATCCtgataggagggggggggggctgggctaGTAAATAACCTTCTACCCGGTTGCGTTGACTAAAAATCATTAATCTATTTTTATGTTTATTATCTATTATTTATCAAATTAAACACAGCGTTGCGGTTTACTTTCATGAAAACCGGTTTAATTATTTTGGAGGGGAACAGACTTCCgagatgcacatgcacacagtctGTAATAGCGCTCCATTTTACAACTATGTCATGAGTCATGAGTAACGGTAGTAGACACCATCTGAGAGTAGTCCCAGAAAGTGTTTAATCCCCGCCCAGCGCAGATGTAATCCAATCAAAGAAGACCCGCCTTAAACATCTAAAGAGAGGCACAAAAATGAACCAATCGGGATCGACTTATGAGGACAACGTCACTATGCCGGTTCCGTTTAGAGCTCGTCGTACCATGAGGCGAATTTGCATTGAAGTTACTAGTAACGTGGTTTAATAGAACACACGCATCCAATTTAAAAATGGTGAACAAACGCTTTCAACGTGGCGCAAACACACAAGTCTGAAGTCCATATTACAGTTATGCGTATTGGTTATCaacgttttaaaaataaattatggcAATATCGCTAGACAAGATTTAGTTTACTAACCCACTGTTACAATAGCACCAGGAAGAATAGTTAACAATTAATAGCGAATAATTGTTGTATCAAATTAGAATTACGgtgaaaaacagcaaaacccGAATTCCATTGTCCACCTTAAGCCGCCATGAACGATTTAGCAAGCTAACGTTAATAACCGTTAGCTACCATCGAGACGCATTTAACGTTAAGCTTTCAAACACCTTTACCGTCGAAAATCCTTAACTTACCTTGAAAAGCATTTACAAAGAGTGTGTCCATTAGACCAGAATGCTGGGATAAAAAAATGAGCTGGCTGTGTCACTTCCTTCGTGGGTGAAACTGGTGTGCGAGCCGGTAAAAGGATCCCGACGGTATTTATAGAGAGCTCGTTGCTATGACAACGCAGCCAGCTGAAACCGGCCTCCAATCCACGTATGAACCGGTTTAGTCTCGTCACCTCGTCCACATGGTGGAGAGGGGGGCAGAAAGGCGGACGGGCGGGATCCTTTCACTGCGTACACACATTTGCCCTGAAGATAACCGGTCAAACGGACCTTTTGTAAACGACGATGTCACACTACTGTTGTGGTAAGGGCAGGGCCCCAAAACCCAAACATTCACGCGACTGTCTAGCCCAAGCTAGGTTAGTAATAAACTCCTCATGTGAAAACTACCTATAAGTTTGTCTCATTCTCCACCTTTATTTAGCTCgcggaaataaaataaaagcaaagaatgtaaaattaatttaatgttttatttcttccgCGTCCAAACATTCAACAAAAGACTTTGACTGTGCTGCCATACTGCTACTGACCTCAGAGCTTCAGCCACGTGCATAGTGACCATCACTGGGTGGCTCTGATCCACAGTACGGCGATGGAAGAAGCCTGCCCCGTGATCGTGTTAATCCTGGCTCTGTCTGACCTGTCTAATCTCAATTTGAGTTCTTCACCTACTTGATGGGATTAAAAGGAGGTCACGAGTTAATTTAGCGATGTCAAAGGTGTTGCAGACACAAGTCTCCTGTAGCAAAGCAAAGTTCTATACATGTATacaaataatgtttaaaaaaaatatccataCAGATAAATGTCTGCTATGTTTAAAATGAAGgggtttaaaagaagaaaacaaggtTTCTTATGGTGCTTCTGAGCAGAAAGATGCTATTTCACCCAGGTTGCTTTCATAGACATTTGGTTCACAAGAGAGACATTACCAAATAGAGGAAAATCGAGAATCTGGTTAGAGTGACCTCGACAACATGTGGAAATGCTGCACACGCATGGGTTCCAGGCCACTAACGTCCGGACCTTAGGGCTTCACCAGGACCGCATATCTGCAAGCTCAGCTTAATATCTTTACCATGTCGCGAAGCCTCAATCAAGAGGGCAATCAATTATTTGCACAGCGGGGAAAGAATGCAAACACTTTGCCCCGGTGAGTCAAGTCATATTTTCCGAGCAGTTTCATTGTTAAAAAACCCCAAAGTTCAAGCCTTTTGTGCCCTGATCAGAACGTTGAAGCAATGTTAAACGGGAACGTTGTGCAATGACATAATCTGAAATggttttcacacatttcatgaCCCTTGTCCCGTGTACTAGGACAGACGTCCTACACAGACCAATGCCCGTCCGTCAGGAAGTGGGCTGCGCACTTTCGCAAATTCATTTTCAACGGATGTTTATCAGCCCTGTTTGGAAATCACGAGATCCCAGAACACATCTTACGTGCAATCACTTCCCTTTTTGTTCAACTGTTTTTGTCAAAAAGGCCCGCAATGATgcccctctccttccccccccgtTGTAATGTCTTCGTCTCGTCTCTGTGTGCACTGTTGTGTccctccgctccccccccctcgtccctgtGGCCTCGCCAAAGACAAGGAAGAGGATTGTTGTTGGCCACCCACAAGATACACGGGTCACGTGTAACGCTGCATCTGCCTTTGTGTTCTTCTCCACTTCTTCCTCAGGTCACAGTCACTTCCAGCGTTTCATCACAATGTTTACGTGTCATTGGAGTATGTTTCTGCGTGAAAGAAATATTGAAAGACAGAAAATGGGTTACATACTTAGTTACTTTGTTTAACCAAGCTGAAAATACCGGGTCACGCCTCAAGCGTAGTCCCGTGTATCGGTACTTATTTACCAGAGTGTGCATCACGTGTTTGTAAGGTTAACCAGGCTTGACCTCGATGTATGCCTGAGAATTTCTGCTGGTACAGAAAGCTGCTTATGAAACCGCAGTCCCAAGCAGATGGTGCCAGTGGCGAATGTATACTCTTCTCAGTGGGGTCAATGTGACTTCATTCGGGAAAGCCCCTAACAGCGTGTTGACACACAGAAAACCTAATGAACGCAAAGGTAAAACACTTTAGAGCCATAATAGTTCATTCTCACAACTAAAAAAAGCCTTACAGACCTTTTAAGttatgaaattattttatttttatattttatttttttatttttctcgttTCATTGTTTGTCTTTCTAATTAGATGGTTGAATTTAGGTCTGTTTTAACGGATTTGCTCTTAGACATAAAATACATCAGTAAATACCACCACTTGGATTTCTGAAGCTTGAACCtgtcatggtaaaaaaaaaaatcaacctaaTGAGAAACGTCTTCAAGCATTACTAGTTCACCATTGCTTGCAAAAAACCCCATTGGCTTTTTTGGCAGGGAAGCAGCAACCTACATCAATTGGCAGTCCTCCCTGCAGCTCTCCATAGAATTCAACACCAACTCCGGCATTATTAAATGTTGCTGAAATCtatttcttttgttcatttctgTACATAAATATATGGCCAACAAAGAAAGTGGGGATTTAATGTAACTTTGTAAGTTAATGTAATGCAAAGTTTTGGCTGGTTTTTGCCTCAATCAAGAATTAAGAGAATTTCAGTGACCGATAGCTCAGGGGAAAGAGTGGAGGTAAATGTCATTGAATACACAGACATCTGGTGACTTGTGGCTGTGATGAAGTGTTGGTCGGTGGAAGTACACCCGAAAGGAGGAAAACGGGAAATTCTGGCTACTCGTGCACTCATTTCATTCTGGTGACGTTTCAGGACGTTTCAGGACTTCAACATCAACAAGATTGCTTAGTGTGCAgcactccctctctcacacacagatgcCTCTGTACTTCAGCCGCTCGTCTTGTTAATCTATTTCTACATGCAAGTCCTCACTCTCTGGACCACACACATACCGAAATAGCAGAATTTAGGGAAAAAAGGCCCTGTTTGAACGTCACCATTTCTAATGCACAATAATGAATGGTTGGGCAGAAAAGGAGGAAACACTCTGGCTTTCCCTTTGTCCAAGTTGGAGCAGCGGTCCCTGTGGCCACGAGCAGCGTGCCACACGACTATTGCACATGCTCAAATGGAACAAACCCAGCAGCCATGAGTGTATGAGGAAGAAAGTGTCGTTTCTTTTTCAAGTTTGTCCCAGTGGCGCTTCTCATCTCTGAGAGGGGCCACTTCAGTTCCGTGAAACAGAAGTCAGAGCGTGTCTGCCTTCTGTTACGGTTAAATGGTTTACAACTTGCTCCTGcgctcaaaaacaaacaaaaaaagaacaataaaatgATGACAAATGAGGGaggtcctcctcagctccacATTGAGCTGAATGCTGAGCCTTCCAGCTGTCAAAAGGCTTAAGATCCGATTTGAACTAATATTTATACCGTTGAATTGCGGTGTTAATTAATgacagtcacatgacacatAACAGTAAGTTGGTAAACTCTTCCACATGGTTCAGGATTCATCAAAGGGACATCACGCCATCAGACAATCTGAACATTTCCCAACCACATAGCCGGAGTCAACAGAGATCTTTCAGGGGTGTGAAGAATGTCTGTTTATAAAAGATCTAAATGTTTCCCGGTCACCATTCTGTGTCCATGAAGGAAACAATTACCACGGAGTGAGACAGCTGGAGACATTCTGAAATCACCATAGCCTGCGGATAATTGCTCTGGCGAGCGCACACAGTAACACAACATGGTCCAGAGGAAacagcctccagcagcttcctTAAATCCAGGCAGACAGCCACGGAGGAGCCTCCAACCCACGACGCCTGAAATCAAGTCTAATCttggttttttttcatttggtctcATCTACTGGAAGGAATGACAAAAAAGGTTCAGTACAGTCTTTCATCCTCCCAGCTTTGGCTACCTGGTGACTTTTTACACCAGCACAACCATGAAATGGGCATTTTGGTTGATGTGTTTCAACAACTGTTGCATGGATTGTCAACTGAATGTTGCTGGATGAATTAGTAGTTTCAGGCAAATGTATGACTTCATAATGACAGAGTGAAGCAAGGGCCAAGGAAGAACACGGCCTTTTGGAGTGGATCTGAATGCCAGGCAGCGGTTACATGCGTTGTTATGGTCTCGAGTTTGGAGACAACCTTGGCGGCAGTCTGCACTTTGAGTGTCCTTCTAGTTTCTAAAATGGCACAGTGATAACATGGGGATGTGCAGTGTTTTGACGATGCGGGTTTCTTTTGGTCTGTGCTCTAAACCTGGCATGCctcagttttttattttcacgtGCTGCCAGCACATCtgggtcacatgatcacatcaTGGTTAGAGCTCCCTTACCATGCTGGATGGATTCAGTGTGGTTGTATTTAAACCGGTC
Protein-coding sequences here:
- the odc1 gene encoding ornithine decarboxylase; protein product: MNTATSTEFDFSFLEEGFSARDIVEQKINESSTTDDRDAFYVCDLGDVLKKHLRWVRALPRVTPFYAVKCNNSRAVVMTLASLGAGFDCASKNEIQMVQSLGVDPSRIIYANPCKQVSQIKYASAHGVQMMTFDSEVELMKVARCHENAKLVLRIATDDSKAVCRLSVKFGAQLKACRGLLECAKELQLDVIGVSFHVGSGCTDPQTYSQAIADARCVFDMGDELGFNMDLLDIGGGFPGSDEAELKFEEITGVISPALDKFFPADSGIKVIAEPGRFYVASAYTLVVNIIAKKAIVDDESASDEEDEGTNDKTLMYYVNDGVYGSFNCILYDHAHCLPTLLKKPKPDEVMYPCSIWGPTCDGLDRIVEQCDLPDLQVGDWLVFENMGAYTVAASSTFNGFQRPDIYYVMSRTAWQQVQQICSQGLPPAEESCVLDVPAYCGRESNLELPSKPCHAHVV